The Lycium ferocissimum isolate CSIRO_LF1 chromosome 10, AGI_CSIRO_Lferr_CH_V1, whole genome shotgun sequence genome window below encodes:
- the LOC132035426 gene encoding uncharacterized protein LOC132035426 isoform X1 — protein MMLCGAIRTEIQTWIRDYDRIQSFAVILIYIQIGCALIGSLGALYNGVSLINLGIGLFALVAIESSSQSLGRTYAVLLFSAILVDVSWFILFASEIWNISSGIYGTFVIFSVKLTLSMQIIGFCVRLSSSLLWIQMYRLGVSHIECAIPREADSDMRNSFLNPATPITRQPSNSDDALGGSVYDPAYYTSLFEDGKDEMYFCRGSQNNGSVTGSPSTAKTIQFKPSMSRSIRITDDDCAARSPQHV, from the exons atgatgcttTGTGGTGCAATTAGGACAGAGATACAGACGTGGATACGTGATTATGACAGGATTCAATCATTTGCAGTTATATTAATCTATATTCAGATTGGTTGTGCACTTATTGGATCTCTTGGCGCATTATATAATGGTGTTTCTTTAATCAATTTGGGTATTGGGTTGTTTGCATTGGTTGCTATTGAGAGTAGTAGTCAGAGTCTTGGTAGAACTTATGCTGTGCTTCTTTTCTCTGCGATTTTGGTGGATGTTTCTTGGTTCATTCTTTTTGCATCAGAAATCTG GAATATTTCGTCTGGGATTTATGGAACCTTTGTTATCTTCTCGGTGAAACTCACTCTCTCCATGCAAATTATTGGGTTTTGTGTGAGATTATCATCTTCACTATTGTGGATTCAAATGTATAGGTTGGGTGTTTCTCATATAGAGTGCGCAATTCCCCGAGAAGCAGATAGTGATATGAGAAACAGTTTTCTCAATCCTGCAACTCCTATAACTAGACAGCCATCCAATTCTGATGATGCTCTAGGTGGTTCTGTATACGATCCTGCATATTATACGTCCTTGTTCGAAGACGGTAAAGACGAAATGTATTTTTGCAGG GGTAGTCAAAATAATGGCAGTGTGACGGGATCACCTTCTACGGCGAAAACAATTCAATTTAAGCCATCAATGAGCAGATCTATCCGCATCACCGAC GACGACTGTGCTGCAAGAAGTCCCCAGCATGTTTGA
- the LOC132033452 gene encoding uncharacterized protein LOC132033452: MIAVKLVVGGFSLNIISAYVPQVGLDEEEKRRLWEDLDEVVGSIPPTEKLFVGGYFNGHIGSISRGYDGVHGGFGFGDRNGGGVSLLDFAKAFGLVVANSSFPKKEEHLVTFRSSVAVMRIDFWLLRKDDKGLCKDCKVISSENLTTQHKLLVMDLEIKRTKKTRVVDDRPRIRWVSLTLSSALEMGKKLMAMGSWDSRGDASSI, translated from the coding sequence ATGATAGCGGTTAAGTTGGTCGTTGGAGGGTTCTCCTTGAACATCATTAGTGCTTACGTGCCGCAAGTGGGATTGGACGAGGAGGAAAAGAGGCGCCTTTGGGAGGACTTGGATGAAGTGGTGGGAAGTATACCGCCTACTGAAAAGTTATTCGTAGGAGGATATTTCAATGGGCACATTGGGTCTATTTCGAGGGGTTATGATGGTGTGCATGGGGGGTTTGGCTTCGGGGACAGGAACGGAGGAGGAGTCTCACTCCTGGATTTCGCAAAGGCTTTTGGATTGGTGGTAGCCAACTCGAGTTTTCCGAAGAAGGAggagcacttggtaaccttCCGTAGCTCGGTGGCTGTGATGCGAATAGACTTTTGGCTCCTTAGAAAAGATGATAAAGGTCTCTGTAAGGATTGCAAGGTCATTTCGAGTGAGAATCTTACGACCCAGCATAAGCTattggtgatggatttggagaTAAAGAGGACGAAGAAGACGAGGGTCGTGGATGACCGACCAAGGATTAGGTGGGTGAGTTTGACGTTGTCTAGTGCCCTAGAGATGGGAAAGAAGTTGATGGCAATGGGATCGTGGGATAGTAGGGGGGATGCGAGCAGTATATAG
- the LOC132035426 gene encoding uncharacterized protein LOC132035426 isoform X2 produces MMLCGAIRTEIQTWIRDYDRIQSFAVILIYIQIGCALIGSLGALYNGVSLINLGIGLFALVAIESSSQSLGRTYAVLLFSAILVDVSWFILFASEIWNISSGIYGTFVIFSVKLTLSMQIIGFCVRLSSSLLWIQMYRLGVSHIECAIPREADSDMRNSFLNPATPITRQPSNSDDALGGSVYDPAYYTSLFEDGKDEMYFCRDDCAARSPQHV; encoded by the exons atgatgcttTGTGGTGCAATTAGGACAGAGATACAGACGTGGATACGTGATTATGACAGGATTCAATCATTTGCAGTTATATTAATCTATATTCAGATTGGTTGTGCACTTATTGGATCTCTTGGCGCATTATATAATGGTGTTTCTTTAATCAATTTGGGTATTGGGTTGTTTGCATTGGTTGCTATTGAGAGTAGTAGTCAGAGTCTTGGTAGAACTTATGCTGTGCTTCTTTTCTCTGCGATTTTGGTGGATGTTTCTTGGTTCATTCTTTTTGCATCAGAAATCTG GAATATTTCGTCTGGGATTTATGGAACCTTTGTTATCTTCTCGGTGAAACTCACTCTCTCCATGCAAATTATTGGGTTTTGTGTGAGATTATCATCTTCACTATTGTGGATTCAAATGTATAGGTTGGGTGTTTCTCATATAGAGTGCGCAATTCCCCGAGAAGCAGATAGTGATATGAGAAACAGTTTTCTCAATCCTGCAACTCCTATAACTAGACAGCCATCCAATTCTGATGATGCTCTAGGTGGTTCTGTATACGATCCTGCATATTATACGTCCTTGTTCGAAGACGGTAAAGACGAAATGTATTTTTGCAGG GACGACTGTGCTGCAAGAAGTCCCCAGCATGTTTGA